In Cydia splendana chromosome 25, ilCydSple1.2, whole genome shotgun sequence, a single genomic region encodes these proteins:
- the LOC134802581 gene encoding uncharacterized protein LOC134802581, giving the protein MLKERTAQLRRCLAGLPTAVALLQEPWTGNGHIRGLSDTKGCRDLVLASAYMPGEDEPPPAELQRLVNHCERSGLAIIIGADSNAHHPLWGMETSNNRGKTLVEYLVTTNLNILNVGAEPTFVNKRCSTIIDLTLASEEVSELVMGWHVSQEASCSDHRWIRFNLLASSDTPTTRRNPRKTDRATYRKVLGESLDLLPPRDDLREPAQIEQQVNILTDSRIDSYHKACPLKPQGLP; this is encoded by the exons ATGTTGAAGGAG CGTACGGCCCAACTGAGACGCTGTCTGGCAGGTTTGCCAACAGCCGTTGCCCTCCTACAAGAACCATGGACGGGCAACGGACACATACGCGGGCTCTCCGACACGAAAG GCTGTCGCGACCTAGTCCTCGCCTCGGCGTACATGCCCGGAGAGGACGAGCCACCGCCTGCTGAACTACAACGGCTGGTCAACCACTGCGAGAGATCAGGCCTCGCAATAATCATCGGGGCCGACTCCAACGCACACCACCCGCTGTGGGGAATGGAGACCAGCAACAACAGAGGTAAGACACTTGTTGAATATCTTGTGACTACTAATCTAAACATTCTCAATGTAGGCGCTGAAccaacatttgtaaacaaaagaTGCAGTACAATTATCGACCTAACTCTGGCTTCGGAGGAGGTCAGTGAACTAGTTATGGGATGGCACGTCTCCCAGGAGGCCTCCTGTTCAGACCATAGATGGATTCGCTTCAATCTACTAGCATCTAGCGACACACCAACCACCCGGAGGAATCCCAGGAAAACGGACCGAGCCACTTATAGGAAGGTCCTAGGTGAAAGCCTTGACCTGCTTCCACCGAGGGATGACCTTCGGGAACCGGCTCAGATAGAACAGCAGGTAAATATCTTAACTGATAGCCGCATAGACAGTTATCACAAGGCGTGCCCCCTAAAACCGCAAGGACTGCCATAG